The Nitrospira sp. SG-bin1 genomic sequence GCCGGGCGCCGACCGCTTCTTGTCGCGGGAGATACCTTTCGCGCGGCCGCTATTGATCAGCTCCAAGTTTGGGGGGATCGGGTCGGAGCGGAGGTCATTTGCCACCGACATGGTGCCGATCCCGCTGCAGTGGCCTTCGACGGTATCGTTGCCGCCAAAGCCAGAGCGGTGGACATGGTGCTCGTGGATACAGCCGGCCGCTTACACACCAAGTCCAATCTGATGGAGGAGCTGCGAAAAATCAAACGCGTAATCGCGCAAGAGTTGGCTGGTGCACCTCATGAAGTGTTGTTGGTCTTGGATGCCACAGTCGGACAGAATGCCCTGACGCAGGCTCGTCAATTTCATGAAGCCGTTGGCGTTACAGGACTTGCCCTGACAAAGCTTGATGGCACTGCGAGAGGGGGAATCGTGGTAGCAATTGCCGAAGAACTGAAACTCCCTGTGCGCCTCATCGGTGTGGGAGAAGGAGCCGATGATCTCCAGGACTTCAATGCCGAGGCGTTTGTCGCGGCTTTGTTTGGACAAGCGACTTCCCGTTCATAAACCACGCATTGTCTTCTCATCGCGCACGCATCGTGCTAGTCTCTACCAAGTTAGGCGTCTCAGAATTGAGGGGCGGCATCGATGATCAAGGTCTTGATTGTGGACGACGATCAGATGAATTGTGATCTGTTGCAGAGTGTGTTGACCCGCCATGGGTATCACGTCATCTCCACGACTAGTGGGCGGGAAGGTCTGGATTTATTCCGAACGCACAATCCACGAGTCACCCTATTGGACCTCCGGATGTCGGAGATGGACGGGTTGACGGTCTTAAAAGAAATCAGAGCCCTCGACCCTCATGCGCCTGTAATTGTCCTAGGCGGCGGAGCAACCGAAATGGAGGAGAATCAAGCACGCGCTTTGCGAGCGACGGATTTTATCCGAAAAGGATTGTCGTTGGATGTTTTGGTTGAAGCCGTGAGCCGAGTCTCACAGCAACCCGTACCGTCAATGACCGCGCAACCTTCGCTCGGCAACGGGAATGTCATCGAGCAGATCGATGAATCGGTCTTGGTGGTCGACGACGAGCCGCTCCTGTGCGATCTCCTTGTCCGATTTCTGAGTCTGCGGGGATATCGCGCATCTGGCGTCCTAGAAGGCCGCGAGGCTTTGCGAATAGTCGAAGAGAAACCTCCCGATGCGATTGTGCTCGACTTGATTATGGCCGGAATGCCGGGGCTCGAAGTCCTGCGTTCCCTACGTGACAAGGGGTATCCAGGGGGCATCATCATTATGACCGGAAGTCACAATGAAGAGTTGCTTCAGAAAGCTTGGGACCTAGACCCTCAGGAGATCCTGATAAAGCCCGTCGATCTTGAGCGTCTCTTGACGGCAATCCAGCTTGTACTCGTCTGCCGCGAGTGTTAAAACGCTTCCTGATGTCTATCAGGAACCGGCTGCTTCCCTTTTGCTTCATCGGCCTACTGTCGACAGCCGTCGCACAAGCGTGGACTGTGTCAGTCCTGCCTGCTCAAGAGCAGATCTCTAACCTTCACCACATCCTCTCAGTGGAGTTGATCCCCGCCACGCATGAGCTAAAGGCAACCGATCAGATCGAACTGGAGGTTGAGCCCCAAGTTACGTCGGTCATATTTACGCTCGCTCATACGTTGCACGTCGAGTCCATCACGATGCGAGGGCATTCTGTCCCAAGTGGCCAGAGAACCTCGGAGAAAGACGTTCTGTTCACGAGCGTGCGCCCATCTGAGCGCGAGGGCCAGCGTGTCATCGTCTTCCTTCCAAAGGAGCATGAACGAAGGGTGACATTGGTCATGAGTTATCGCGGCCAAATCAATGATCCCCCTCGGGAGCCGCGCCACTTGAGGTTCGTCACTCCCAGTGAGACCGCAGGGCATATCGGTTTGGAAGGCGTGTACTTGAGCGGGGAAAGCCAATGGTATCCCGATGTCATTGGTTCCTTCAGTACCTATCGCGTGATCGCACACGTTCCACAGGACTGGACGGTCGTGACGTCAGGACGTAAGGAAAGCGAGACCGTGGGCGAGGGAAAGATGACCTCAACCTGGGTCGTGCAAGACCAGTCTGAAGCGTTCACACTCGTTGCCAACAAGTTTGTGACGGCTTCACGGGCATGGAAAAGCTCGACAGGACAACGGGTCGAGCTCCAGACTCATTTCTTGCCCGAGAATGCCGGTTTGGCAAATGAGTATCTCGATGCGACCGCACGGTATCTCGACACGTACGTCGGGATTCTCGGTGACTATCCCTTCGACAAATTTGCGGTAGTGGAGAATTTTTTCCCGAGCGGTCTCGGCTTGCCGTCGTTCACTCTACTCGGCAGCGGCAGCATCAAACGGCATTACATCCAACCCTATGCTTTGGGCCACGAGATCGTTCATTCATGGATCGGCAACTCGGTCTTCAACCGCGACGACTCCGGTAATTGGGTCGAAGGGATGACGACCTACTTGGCGAACTACTACTGGCATGAGGTGGTGCAGGATGCTGCGCAAGCCGGCGAGCAACGGCGTATGATGCTCGACGGCTATAATCTCTATGTGAGGCCTGAAACGGACTACGCGGTTTCACAGTTCCGGAGGAAGCATGACGAGAAGGATAACGCCATCGGATACCACAAATCGGCTTTCGTGTTTCATCTTCTTCGGCAAGAACTCGGAGATGAGCTGTTCTGGCGCGGCTTGAAGACTTTCGTCGAGGGCTATCGCAATCGTCCCGCGGACTGGAGATCTATCGAGGAAGTCTTTTCTCGTGAAAGCGGTCGGGACTTGCGGTGGTTTTTCGCGCAATGGGTCGAACAGCCCGGGGCTCCAATTTTGTCCTTGCGCGGGGCTCACGCTCGTCGCATGAGAGGAGAAGACGGCCGAGAGGCGTGGCGGCTGACCGTGCAGATTGAACAGGGTGAAAAACCGTTTCGGATGACGGTCCCTATCCGTATCACGACGGAGGGGTCCACGGACATCAAGTCGATCGTCCTCTCCTCCGCGCAAACGACCGTTGCCCAAATTACCCTGTCCAATCAACCATTGCGCGTGGAGATCGATCCTCACCTCATGGCTTTTCGCCGGCTGACAAGGCGCCAGCTACCGCCGATGCTGAACGGCTATGTAACAGATCCACACAAGACAGTGGTCCGAGCGTTCTCTGATCCAGCTTCACCGTTGCAACAGATTGTGTCTCGTATCGCCGACCATGAATTAGCGGGATCACATAGAACGACGGTCACGTCCCTTAAAGAGAATGCACTCCCCCGGAATGGATCGATCTTGATATTGGCGGAAGCAGACCAATGGCAAGCAGTTCACGCAATGGTGCGCGAGTCATGCGGTGACCGCGTTGTTCTTGGAGACGGACAAGTCCAGATCGATGGTCAAGCCTATGAGGGACCCAAGATGGCGGTGCTTTTTTCCTGCCATCGGGTGAATGTGCCGGGCAGCGTCATCACGGTTTTGTACGGGGTGACTCCCGGCGCAGTCGAGAAAGTGTCCCACTTCCTCTTTTATTATGGGTGGCATAGCTACGTCATTTTTCACGATGGAGCAGTCATGAAACGTGAAGTATGGCCAGGTTCCCACGATGATGTGATGGAGGTCCAGATTGATGCAACCTCGTAAGACCGGCAATGTCTTTCTATGGGGAATCTGTGCACTGATGAGTCTGCCACCGGTTGCTCTGGCGGGTGATCAGCCGAAGGAGTCCGTGGCTTCGTCTCGTTCATCGGAACGGCATCTGGCCAATATCCGCCAGTTGACCTTTGGGCGCCAGAACGCGGAGGCTTATTTTTCGTTCAACGGCACCAAGCTGATTTTTCAATCGACGAACGACTGGTTGAAGGGTCAGCCGGGCTCTCTGCGAAAACCAGCCGAGTCAGGACTGGGATGTTATCAAATGTACGTGATGGATGTAGAGAGCGAGACCGTGCAGTTGGTCAGTACCGGAAAGGGCGCGACGACATGCGGGTATTTTTTCCCCGGTGACAGGCGAGTGTTGTATTCATCCACGCACGCCGCCGGGCGAGATTGTCCGCCAAAGCCGAAACGAGACGGGGCTTATCGATGGGCACTCGATGATTACGATGTCTACGCCGTGAATCTCGATGGAGAGGACCTCCAGAGGTTGACGACGTCATCAGGGTATGATGCTGAGGCCACCATTTCACCCGATGGGAAGACCATCGTCTGGACTTCGGTGAAAGATGGAGATCTTGACCTTTATGCCATGGACCTGGACGGCTCGAACGTCCGTCGCCTGACGGACGAGGTTGGGTACGACGGAGGGGCGTTTTTTTCTCCGGACAGCAAGAGAATAGTCTATCGAGCGGCCCATCCGACGGACCCCTCCGAAGTGATCAAATACAAGGATCTGTTGGCCCAGCGGCTGGTCGAACCAGGCCAGCTTGAGATTTTTGTGATGAATTCGGACGGGTCGGACAAGAAACAGGTGACGACGACCGGCGCATCGAATTTTTCTCCTTATTTTCATCCTGACGGAAAACGTATCATCTTTTCGTCCAATATCGAAACGAGAGGAGAAGGGGGGCGTCCCAGTTTCCATCTGTACTTGGTTCGCGACGATGGGACGGGGTTAGAGCGTCTCACCATGGAAGGACACTTCAATAGTTTCCCGATGTTTTCTCCGGACGGCAAACGGCTCGTCTGGGTTTCGGATCGCAATGCCAAAGAGCCGGGCGAATTCAACGTGTTCCTCGCCGACTGGGTCCCCTAGGCACGGCAATCAGCAATGAGCGATTGGTGAGCAGGCCCGGACATCCAATTAGCCTCGTTACTGATTTGAAGAGCGCTTCTTCACAAGCATCCCGGAACACGGCTTCGTCAATTGCCGCGGTCGGTTGTTCCTGCGCGGCCTTGGCCATCAGCTTTTGCGGTGTGGCCGAGTACGACCTGCCGATCACTAAGTATGTGCGGTCGGTGACGATTCACCTGCCCTGGGACCAACTCACTGTTCCGTGGATGGCGTTCGTCAGCAACACGGGAGACTGGATCGGCCAGGGATGGCGGCTTGCGATCGTAAGCATCCTCCTGCTCGTGGCGGCCTGGGCCTTTGAAAAGCCGACTATCAAGATAGTGGCCATTCAGTCGCTGATCGCCCATGGCATCGCCGCGTTACTCGCCAATGGGTTGAAACACCTCATCGGAAGGCCTCGGCCGAAGTTCGTTCATTCCGGTGATTGGCAGATCACCTTTTCCTTGGCATCGGGATTGGATTCTTTTCCGTCGGGGCATAGCACGGCGAGCTTTGCCGTCGCGACGGTGCTGGCGAAACGATTTCCCCTCTTCGCGCCGCTCTGTATCGCGCTGGCACTGTTCGTCGCACTCGGCCGTGTCCTGCGAGGTTCACATTTTCCAACCGATGTGCTTGGAGGGGCCGTGATCGGTACCCTGAGCGGTTTCGTCGCGATGGCTCCCTTAAAACATTGGCGCACGTCATTGGAGGACGGACTACGGTATGCAGCGATGGGAGCGTCGGCGCTCTTTGCCTTGCTCTGGGTGCTGTCCCGCCAAATGGAGGATGGGATGGTGGGCTTCCTGTACCTGGCATTAGGAACCAGTGCGGTAGCCGGCGGTTTGTGGATCAGGAGAACTCGCTGGATGCACAGAGAAGGGACTCGATGGGGCAGGGACTCCAATGTCTCGGCATTGTTGATTGTCTATGGCCTCGCGGCCATGACCACCTCGCCGCTTGTGCTCTCAGCGGTGGGATTCGCCTGCATGGCATTCTGGCTCAACGCGATAGGCCGAAACGATGATGTCGCTGAACAATTGCCTGCTTGGTCCGTGATACGGGAAAGTGCCCTGATCGGAGTTTTGGCCTTTGCCATGCTGATTCTTGTCGAGGCAAGGGCCGTGCTGCCCTTTCCGTGATCATCAATACACTCATCACCGCATGGAATTTCTCTCCAAAGTCGTTTGTCAGCCGAGATAACTTCCCAAAGACCGCCTAAAAGTACAGTCGACTGACGGTCAGTGGCCAAGAATCTTGGGCTGGATTGGGGCATCACCCTTTGCTCCCAGGGACGGGGTGATCATCGGTTCATTGCTTAATAAGATGTAGCCATAACGTTTGAGAATCGGGTGAAATTCAGCCGCTTCTTTCGGCAAGTCATTCTGAAAGTACTCCGGGAGGAGGATCAGGGATCTGCCTTCTTTGCCGAGAGCCGTACGCAACCGGTCGATTTCCCCAGCCGGGATAAACGTGACGGTTCGCCTGGCGTAGAATGCGATGGATGGTCTGGTCGAACCGAATGCGATCAGTTGATCGGTCGGATTCAGGTTTAGCCCGGCTGCATAGGCCAGTTCCTGCGGCGGCGCTATCGCATATCGGTTGAGTCCTGGAACGACCGCCAGGATGGCGACAAGAAAGACACTTGCCAGCGCGCCTCCGGCCACTCCGAAGGCGATGCCCCGCCGGTTGTCGTTCAATCCGAAATAGCCGATCAGTCCCATAGCAACTATGACGATCGTCGCACCGACATAGGGACCGATACCCAGATCGAATTGAGTGGCGAGCGGAAACTCTTTGACCATCTTCCCGGAAAACTTGATGAACAGAGAAGGTGCGCTCGCAAACGCGACCGCCAAGAGATAGCCGAGCCCCATCATCAAATGAATCGACCCGCGCAGACCAGGTGTCGAAGAATCTTTTAGGCCTTGGGACCAAAACGAAGCGGTCAGAATGGCACAGGCAGGAAACAGCGGGCCGATATAGTGAGGCAGTCGGGTTGAGGACAGGCTAAAGAATATGAATACCCCGACGACGCAGAACCCCGCGAACCACTCCAACTCTTTACCGGACCCTAACGGAGTTCCTGATTCAGGTGGTTCGAGAGGGTTGCGCATTGCGCGGCATTCCCGCCAGCTCCGATAAGCACGATAGAGCCCCGCCGGCAGAAATGCGCTCCAAGGGTAAAAGCCAAGCAACAGAACTGGAAAATAAAACCACCAGCCTACTCCGTGTCCCTCCATCGGGGCCAGGAATCGTCCCACCGTATGGATCTTTGCCTCGGATGAATAGGCATCCCCGTGAATGAAGAACATGGCGGCATACCAGGGACCTGCGAGGGTCAGGAAAAGCACTAGACCGGCGATCGGTGCGCCGCGCTGCCGAAAAACCGGCCATTGACGCGTGGCAGCGAGGTACAAGAAAGCTGTGATCAACGGAACGGCGAACCCAACCGGTCCTTTCGTTAAGGTCGCCAAGGCCATGCCGGCATAAAACCCCCACATCCAATGGCGCCCTCGTCCTGGTTCGTGAAGGCCGAGCCAAAATCCGTAGAGGGACAGAGTGGTGAAGAAAATCAAGACACTATCGGTAATCGCCATGCGCCCGAGCGCGAGGATCTCGATATTCAACAGCAACATCAGCGCCGCATACAGACCGACGGTCGGGCCGCGCAGCCGGGTGAGAAACAGATAGTGCATGACGATTAACCCGACCCCGAAGAAGGCCGACGGCGCCCGGGCCGCAAACTCATTGACTCCAAACACGTGGTACGACATCGTCATCAGCCAATAGAGGAAGACCGGCTTGGCGACGCGCAGCTCTCCGTTGAAGGTCGGGGTGACCAAATCGCCGGAGGCAAACATTTCTCGACCGGCTTCGGCATTGCGGCCTTCGTCGCGATCGGTCAGACCCATACTGCCGAGCCCAGTGAAAAACAGCAGACCGGAGAGGAGCAGAAGGAGCAGCAACTGTATCGGTCGAGGAGACATGTGATCCATGATGGATGTAGCGGTCACCGGCAGGTGATCGAAAGCGCCGAACGGCGGTTGGTGTCTCCGTCTCTCATGCTTGCGGCCGAGGCTGGTTCTTGGTGTGATCGGCGCGGTGAATGAGGACTAGGTTGCGCAAATACACGACCGCGCCGAGTCCTTGCCCAGAGATAAACACCGGGTCCATGCGGTAAATCGCGTAAGCAAGCGTAATCAACCCTCCGATGAGACTCATGTACCAGAAGGAGATAGGGACGCGGCTCTCGGCGCTCCGCTCGGAAGCGATCCATTGAACCAGCCAACGGCCAAAAAAAAGTCCTTGGCCAAGAAAGCCGATGCCAAGCCAGATGGTCTCAGTAGACATGAAGTATCGGGGAGGAAGCCGCCGTCATACGTATGGATTGTGAGGTGGACCGTCTGGATCGCATCGTCTCACATCACTTGTCACGGAATTTGTAGCGCAACACACGATTCTGCATCCATCGAACCGCGATCAGATCGTACAGCGACTTGAACAGACGGTTCCCCATGCCGTATTTGGACACGCCATGAATGCGGGGATAGTGTCGGACCGGCACCTCGGTCACCGTAAATCCATGCATCAAGGCCAGCGCCGGGAAAAACCGATGCATGCCCTCAAAGAGCCGGATGCGTTCCAGCACGGCGCGCCGGAAAACCTTGAGCGGGCATCCCGTATCATGGACACCGTCATGAGTGAAAAAGTTTCGCACGGGGTTCGCGATCCGGGAGGAGATCATCTTTACGAATCCGTCCTGTCGTTGTTGCCTCCATCCGCAGACCAGGTCGTGAGACGCGGTATAAGGCAGCAGCTTCAAGATATCTTCGCTGTCTTGCTGAAGATCGCCGTCAATCTGGATGATGATCTCGCCCAAAGATTGCCGAAAGCCCGCATCAAGCGCGCAGGTCTTGCCGTAATTGCGGTCGAAGTGAAATACCCGCACCTGCGCATGCTCGCGAGCCAAGCGATCGAGCTCGTCGCTGCTGCCGTCGCTGCTCCCATCGTCAACGAAGAGAATTTCATATGGGCGCGAGCGCGACAGCTCGTGGGAATCCATGACTTTCAAGAGACTTGCAATGAGAGGAGACAAGTTCTCCCGTTCATCCTTGATGGGGATGATGACCGAGGCCCAAGGATTGGAATCGGGACTGGATGGCGGTGTCATGATACGTAAAAGACTCGAGCAGCGGCCGGAGCTTATGTTGAAAACTGGCGCATTCTAACGGAAGGCGGGGAGAGGGTCAAACGCGTGTCGGAGGCTTGGGCTGTCGTCAATCGGACTATTGCGGACTATTGGCCGGAAGCCACGATCGTGAATCGCATCGTGCCCATGAGGCTCATCTCGTTGATTTGCTCCCCCGCGTGGATCTCGACTTTGTATCGGCCCGGTTTCCATCCTCCCGGCGGCGCTGAGAGTGTGAGATATCCGCTGTCATCTTCCAGCGCGATGTACATGGCATCCTCGCTGACGACCGTCCCCGGTGTGACATCGGCCACCTGTTCGGGCGTGCAGCGGCCGAACACGGTGAAGGCTTGATAATGTTGGTGCAGTGAGAACACGATGAAAATGGCGGGTACATCCGCGCGAAATCGCTCCATCGGTTTGATCGGCACGATTTCGTGACTCCGCCGAAAACCGAGTTGTTCTTCAAAATATTCAGCCACGGTAATCGACCGGAACATCCCTTTCGGCGGAGCATCGAAATCATAGGCATTCACGTCCTCCGTGCGATTTTGAAATTCAGAGATCGGCACGTTCTCGGCGAGAGGGAGCTCTTCGCCGGCCGCCGCTGTGCAGAACAGGAGAGCGGTCGCCATCACAAGGCCGGTCAGATGGGAGGCGCCGACCATCATTGCTGTCTGCTACACCCGTTGTGGGAAGGCTGTCAAGAACACGATGCATAAGCAGCCCATTGCGGGATTTTCCGGCCATCTGTTAGGATTTCAGCCGCGGTCCAGTCCGATTCATTCAGATTGATCGGGGACAGAACGATATGGTTCCAGATGCCGACGCCCTTCCCCAGCTCATCGGGGAGTATAGGCCACTCGATCAGTGGCAGGTCCATCTCAACCGGCTCTTCTATGGGTTGCGAGGGGACAAGCTCCGATCGTATTATCAAACGTTCGCCTCGGCCGACTTTCGGCTCGCCCATGCGTTGGCGGCCGATTATTTCGAGCGTGTCACCACACGCGAGAAGGCCGGAAGTCGTCAATCGACTGACTCCCCACGCGTGACCCCTCCCACCTCTCCCCTTACCGTGCTCGAGTTGGGGTCCGGCAACGGCAACCTTGCGGCTTGTTTCCTCAGTCATCTCAAGGTGCTCGACCAAGAGGGCGCGGTCTATCCGCGTGTGCGGTATGTCATGGTTGATTGGGAGGAGTCGATCTTGGCCGGGGCTCTGACCCATCCAAACTTGGCTGTGCATCGGGATCATGTGGACACCCATTGTGGATCGATCGAGCAGGTGAAAGGAGTCGACGATGGGACGGTCGATCGGATCATCTGTAACGAGCTGTGGAACGATCTGCCGACGAAATTGTTGGCGAAACATGGCGGCGAGGTCGAGGAGGAGTATCTTCGTCCCAACCTGAGCGAGTCGCTCCATGTCACAATTCAAGATTGGTCGGGATTCGTTCGGTCCTTCCAGGCCCAGGATCTGGACGTGCTCAAGACGTTTCCACCGTTTCTCGATGAGCTGGTTTGGGAAAAAGAGTATCGCAAGGTCGAATGGAAGGACCTGCCGTACCGTAAGACCATCGTTGACTTCCTCCAGGCCATCGACCAGGAAGTCTTGGTGCCAGTCAACGTCGGTGCCTTCGCGACCCTGAAAGAGGCCAAGCGGCTTCTCGCTCCGGACGCGATCGGCTTCAGTGCCTTCGATGCCGGGACCGCCGACATGAACGTCTTGAACGATCCCGAGAAGCCCTGCTACGGCCAGTTCGGCGGGCAATATAGTTTCATGATCAACTTCGCGCTGGTGGAAGCTGTGGCCAAACATCTGGGACTGAAACAGACGATGCTTGAATCTCAGCGGGAATTCATGGGTCGGTCGTTGAATACCAACGTCATGACGCTCATGGATCTGTTGGCGACGCATCCGTCTGCCGGGCCCAAACTGCAAACGTGGGAGCAAGATCGGCTTGTGCTCCAAACCATACGAGCACTCAACGAAACGTTCGAGAGTCCCTATCGCCGCCGGCTCGAATTTCCGCTCGCCGCCGCTATTCCGCCGCAAGAGCGAGATAACTTGGGGACAATCCTGCGCTCGCTGAAAGAGAACGGCATTCCAGACACTGTGGCGTATCTCACCGAGGAAGAGCTCATGAGTGCGCAACAGAATTTGGCCACCATCGGTTACGATGGGGATACCGTAAAAATGGCGTTGAGCGCTCCCCCCAGCCCCATCGAATACTGTCACTTCACCTGTCGCTAGGAGGATGCAATCCTAGGCTGCTCGCCGATCGACATGCCTATAGATCCACACGTTTCCACGTCTGATTTCCAGCCGGTCTGCAGCCAATTCATCCTTGGCGAGAGGCGGGGTTTCGGTCTCCGAGGGTTTCAATTCGGGCTTAGCCTCCGTCGCTTTCCAACTTGCGATCTGCCATTCCGCCGCCTTGGTATCGACATCCACTGCGCCGCATCGATTCAAAATGTCGGCGATTTCCCCCATGCGACTCTCATCGACTCTCACGCTTACAACCGTCCCGCCCCGCTGCACCCCTTCCTGATACATGGCCTGGTTCGATGGGCCAAAGCCAAGAGTCTGGGAAAAGCTTTCCCAAAAGCCTTTTGTCGACGTGTCTGTTCCTCCGGTGAGCTGAAAGCCCGCTTTGTCATAGACCTGCACATCAACGGAAGGAATGTTGAGAGCCATGATGTCGGTTCTTGCCTGTTCCGCTTGAGCCGGACTGTCGAATAACCCCATGATTGTACAAGTCATTGTTCATCTCCTTTCTTGTTGATGCCATCCCATGATGCATCATGATGCATTATGGGATCGACACTCATGCCTGAAACGGGTTGCTGTCATGTGGCACGCGACTCGATGGTGTCGCCTTTGCTTTCACACTGATGTTTGATCGATTGCAATGCGTGCTCCAACCCTTCCTGGATAGTGCGATGGCGATCTCCGCTCTGCTGATCGTACTTGTCCGCGATATCCGGCCGAGGATCGAACGAGAGGTGCACGGTGACCGCCGCCGTCGTGTCATCCCCGTCGCCTTTCACCTCTAACCACCCATGGTACCGGTTTTCACCGTCGGAGCCCCACTCGATGCGTCGACGAGCGGTGGCGACACGATAATAGCCGTCTGAATCGTAGGG encodes the following:
- a CDS encoding signal recognition particle-docking protein FtsY, whose translation is MGWFQRLSDGLGKTRHIVQQSLDQFLGRTPNEELLEDLEAALLTADLGARVVDRLIQRVKEETRGAEAKTTEGLQVVLSRTLYGILKTVSGPTIDELVSESPKPCVALVVGVNGVGKTTTIAKIAQRMTQAGRRPLLVAGDTFRAAAIDQLQVWGDRVGAEVICHRHGADPAAVAFDGIVAAKARAVDMVLVDTAGRLHTKSNLMEELRKIKRVIAQELAGAPHEVLLVLDATVGQNALTQARQFHEAVGVTGLALTKLDGTARGGIVVAIAEELKLPVRLIGVGEGADDLQDFNAEAFVAALFGQATSRS
- a CDS encoding Lipid A biosynthesis, N-terminal, translating into MSTETIWLGIGFLGQGLFFGRWLVQWIASERSAESRVPISFWYMSLIGGLITLAYAIYRMDPVFISGQGLGAVVYLRNLVLIHRADHTKNQPRPQA
- a CDS encoding glycosyl transferase, whose amino-acid sequence is MTPPSSPDSNPWASVIIPIKDERENLSPLIASLLKVMDSHELSRSRPYEILFVDDGSSDGSSDELDRLAREHAQVRVFHFDRNYGKTCALDAGFRQSLGEIIIQIDGDLQQDSEDILKLLPYTASHDLVCGWRQQRQDGFVKMISSRIANPVRNFFTHDGVHDTGCPLKVFRRAVLERIRLFEGMHRFFPALALMHGFTVTEVPVRHYPRIHGVSKYGMGNRLFKSLYDLIAVRWMQNRVLRYKFRDK